The proteins below come from a single Malus sylvestris chromosome 3, drMalSylv7.2, whole genome shotgun sequence genomic window:
- the LOC126615099 gene encoding extensin-2-like: MIASKQPRHWPPMFYVVTLCLLATSVLATEPYTYSSPPPPHSTKRYYNFPPPKQSAHPPYRYNSPPPPSPSPPPPYVYKSPPPPSPSPPPPYIYKSPPPPSPSPPPPYVYKSPPPPSPSPPPPYVYKSPPPPSPSPPPPYVYKSPPPPSPSPPPPYVYKSPPPPSPSPPPPYVYKSPPPPSSSPPPPYVYKSPPPPSPSPPPPYVYKSPPPPSPSPPPPYVYKSPPPPSPSPPPPYVYKSPPPPSPSPPPPYVYKSPPPPSPSPPPPYVYKSPPPPSPSPPPPYVYKSPPPPSPSPPPPYVYKSPPPPSPSPPPPYVYKSPPPPSPSPPPPYVYKSPPPPSPSPPPPYVYKSPPPPSPSPPPPYVYKSPPPPSPSPPPPYVYKSPPPPSPSPPPPYVYKSPPPPSPSPPPPYVYKSPPPPSPSPPPPYVYKSPPPASPSPPPPYVYKSPPPPSPSPPPPYVYKSPPPPSPSPPPPYVYKSPPPPSPSPPPPYVYKSPPPPSPSPPPPYVYKSPPPPSPSPPPPYVYKSPPPPSPSPPPPYVYKSPPPPSPSPPPPYVYKSPPPPSPSPPPPYVYKSPPPPSPSPPPPYVYKSPPPPSPSPPPPYVYKSPPPPSPSPPPPYVYKSPPPPSPSPPPPYVYKSPPPPSPSPPPPYVYKSPPPPSPSPPPPYVYKSPPPPSPSPPPPYVYKSPPPPSPSPPPPYVYKSPPPPSPSPPPPYVYKSPPPPSPSPPPPYIYKSPPPPYVYKSPPPPSPSPSPPYVYKSPPPPSPSPPPPYQYKSPPPPPPYHYKSPPPPSKSPPPPYIYSSPPPPLKSPPPPAYYYRSPPPPKHY; encoded by the coding sequence ATGATAGCCTCGAAACAGCCGAGGCATTGGCCTCCAATGTTTTATGTCGTGACATTATGCCTTTTAGCCACAAGTGTGCTTGCTACTGAGCCTTACACTTATtcttcaccaccaccaccccacAGCACAAAACGTTACTACAATTTCCCACCACCAAAGCAATCTGCGCACCCTCCATACCGTTACAACTCTCCACCACCCCCATCACCCTCACCACCACCTCCATATGTCTACAAATCTCCTCCACCCCCATCTCCATCACCTCCTCCTCCTTATATCTATaagtcaccaccaccaccttcccCATCACCTCCTCCTCCCTATGTCTACAAGTCACCACCACCTCCATCACCATCACCTCCACCTCCTTATGTCTACAAGTCACCACCACCTCCTTCACCTTCACCTCCTCCTCCCTATGTCTACAAGTCACCACCACCTCCATCACCCTCACCTCCTCCTCCTTATGTCTACAAGTCTCCACCGCCCCCATCACCCTCACCACCACCTCCATATGTCTACAAATCTCCTCCACCCCCATCTTCATCACCTCCTCCTCCTTATGTCTAtaaatcaccaccaccaccttcccCATCACCTCCTCCTCCCTATGTCTACAAGTCGCCACCACCTCCATCACCATCACCTCCACCTCCTTATGTCTACAAGTCGCCACCACCTCCATCACCATCACCTCCACCTCCCTATGTGTACAAGTCACCACCACCTCCATCACCCTCACCTCCTCCTCCCTATGTCTACAAGTCTCCACCACCCCCATCACCCTCACCACCACCTCCGTATGTTTACAAATCTCCTCCACCCCCATCTCCATCACCTCCTCCTCCTTATGTCTAcaaatcaccaccaccaccttcccCATCACCTCCTCCTCCCTATGTCTACAAGTCGCCACCACCTCCATCACCATCACCTCCACCTCCTTATGTCTACAAGTCGCCACCACCTCCATCACCATCACCTCCTCCTCCCTATGTGTACAAGTCACCACCACCTCCATCACCCTCACCTCCTCCTCCCTATGTCTACAAGTCTCCACCACCCCCATCACCCTCACCACCACCGCCATATGTCTACAAATCTCCTCCACCCCCATCTCCATCACCTCCTCCTCCTTATGTCTAtaaatcaccaccaccaccttcccCATCACCTCCTCCTCCCTATGTCTATAAATCCCCACCACCACCTTCCCCATCACCTCCTCCTCCCTATGTCTACAAGTCGCCACCACCTCCATCACCATCACCTCCTCCTCCCTATGTGTACAAGTCGCCACCACCTGCTTCACCTTCACCTCCTCCTCCCTATGTGTACAAGTCACCACCACCTCCTTCACCTTCACCTCCTCCTCCTTATGTTTACAAGTCTCCACCACCCCCATCACCCTCACCACCACCTCCATATGTCTACAAATCTCCTCCACCCCCATCTCCATCACCTCCTCCTCCCTATGTCTACAAGTCGCCACCACCTCCATCACCATCACCTCCACCTCCTTATGTCTACAAGTCGCCACCACCTCCATCACCATCACCCCCTCCTCCGTATGTCTACAAGTCACCACCACCTCCTTCACCTTCACCTCCTCCTCCCTATGTCTACAAGTCACCACCACCTCCTTCACCCTCACCTCCTCCTCCTTATGTCTACAAGTCTCCACCACCCCCATCACCCTCACCACCACCTCCATATGTCTACAAATCTCCTCCACCCCCATCTCCATCACCTCCTCCTCCTTATGTCTAtaaatcaccaccaccaccttcccCATCACCTCCTCCTCCCTATGTCTACAAGTCGCCACCACCTCCATCACCATCACCTCCACCTCCTTATGTCTACAAGTCGCCGCCACCTCCATCACCATCACCTCCTCCTCCCTATGTGTACAAGTCACCACCACCTCCTTCACCCTCACCTCCTCCTCCTTATGTCTACAAGTCTCCACCACCCCCATCACCCTCACCACCACCTCCATATGTCTACAAATCTCCTCCACCGCCATCTCCATCACCTCCTCCTCCTTATGTCTAtaaatcaccaccaccaccttcccCATCACCTCCTCCTCCCTATGTCTACAAGTCGCCACCACCTCCATCACCATCACCTCCACCTCCTTATGTCTACAAGTCACCACCACCTCCATCTCCATCACCTCCACCTCCCTACATCTATAAATCGCCACCACCTCCTTATGTTTACAAGTCACCACCACCTCCTTCACCTTCACCTTCTCCTCCTTATGTCTACAAATCACCACCTCCACCGTCACCTTCCCCTCCTCCTCCTTACCAGTACAAAtcacctccaccaccaccgcctTACCACTACAAgtccccaccaccaccatcaaagTCCCCACCTCCTCCATACATCTACAGCTCACCTCCTCCTCCATTGAAGTCTCCACCACCACCTGCATACTACTACAGGTCACCTCCACCTCCGAAGCATTACTAA
- the LOC126615913 gene encoding probable LRR receptor-like serine/threonine-protein kinase At3g47570 translates to MIHYCLCYIFMMIMANYLTAGALAIAHTNFSTDQSALLAFKAHITSDPQNILTANWSFASNSDICNWVGVTCSARHHRVTALNLSYIGLAGVIPPHLGNLSFLVELGLKNNSFHGPLPQELSRLRRLKTINFGYNNFMGTIPSWFGSFPKLQTFKLLGNGFSGFIAAAIFNLSALETINLSWSQLSGTYVAPLPTTSAYKLVLLASLHLTGSIPREIGNLTMVKGIYLDDNKFEELPNEIGSLGQLEELFVQHNALKGSAFVPVLNISSLTTLILFGNNMSGSLPNNICEHLSSVRRISLGQNQFDGRIPSKLWQCKELREIILEYNNFCGSIPKSLGNLTYLSKIFLYHNNLEGTLSDGIDIAVKVFNLQLEGAFKSFDKECEMLSNIRHRNLIKIISCCDELDFKALILQLMPNGSLEKWLYSPNHSMTILQRLDIMKDVALALEYLHHGYSIPIVHCDVKPSNILVDDDMVAHVADFGIARLIGGGDSMTETMTLATVGYMAPEFGMEGRVSTRGDVYSFGIVLMETFTKRKPTDEMFVGEMDLKQWIVDSLFPDAAIGEVVDAYILGAEEDGDFVSRRDCLSSVMRLDLACSTALPGERINMKDAAITLTKIKTKYLKDCGGVNS, encoded by the exons ATGATACACTACTGCTTGTGTTATATCTTTATGATGATTATGGCTAATTACTTAACTGCAGGTGCATTAGCAAtagctcataccaatttcagcACAGATCAGTCTGCCCTTCTTGCTTTCAAAGCTCACATCACTAGTGACCCTCAAAACATCTTGACCGCCAACTGGTCCTTTGCCTCCAATTCCGACATTTGCAATTGGGTTGGCGTTACTTGCAGCGCTCGCCACCACAGAGTCACGGCCTTAAATCTCTCGTACATAGGTCTTGCCGGGGTTATTCCTCCTCATCTAGGCAACCTCTCATTTCTCGTTGAGTTGGGCCTTAAGAATAATAGTTTTCATGGTCCCCTACCCCAAGAACTGTCTCGTTTGCGCCGGTTGAAGACGATTAACTTTGGATACAACAACTTTATGGGAACCATTCCTTCGTGGTTTGGGTCCTTCCCTAAACTTCAAACCTTCAAATTGTTGGGTAATGGCTTCTCTGGTTTCATAGCCGCTGCTATCTTCAACTTATCTGCACTCGAAACAATTAACCTGAGCTGGAGCCAACTATCAGGTACGTACGTAGCACCATTACCAACCACCTCGGCATATAAGTTAGTGTTGCTTGCTTCATTACATTTAAC AGGTAGCATACCCAGAGAAATCGGCAACTTAACAATGGTGAAGGGCATATACCTTGACGACAACAAGTTCGAAG AACTTCCGAACGAGATAGGCAGTTTAGGTCAGCTGGAGGAGTTGTTTGTGCAGCACAATGCCCTAAAAGGCTCTGCATTTGTGCCTGTCCTCAACATATCTTCTTTGACTACTTTGATTCTATTCGGGAACAACATGAGTGGCAGTCTTCCGAACAATATATGTGAGCATCTTTCGAGTGTTCGACGAATTAGTTTGGGTCAAAACCAGTTTGACGGTCGTATTCCCTCCAAACTGTGGCAATGCAAAGAGCTTCGTGAAATCATACTTGAGTATAACAATTTCTGTGGAAGCATACCCAAAAGTCTTGGCAATTTGACCTACTTAAGCAAGATTTTTCTTTACCACAATAATTTAGAAG GAACACTTTCAGACGGGATAGATATCGCCGTCAAGGTTTTCAATTTACAGCTAGAAGGGGCATTCAAGAGTTTTGATAAGGAATGTGAAATGCTAAGCAATATCCGTCACCGGAATCTTATTAAAATCATAAGTTGCTGCGATGAACTTGATTTCAAAGCCCTGATACTTCAATTGATGCCTAATGGAAGCCTCGAAAAGTGGTTGTATTCTCCAAACCACTCCATGACTATCCTGCAGAGGTTAGACATAATGAAAGATGTTGCATTGGCACTAGAATATCTTCATCATGGTTACTCGATACCTATTGTTCATTGTGATGTGAAACCAAGCAATATATTAGTAGATGATGATATGGTTGCACATGTTGCTGATTTTGGCATTGCAAGACTCATTGGCGGTGGAGATTCGATGACAGAAACCATGACCCTAGCCACAGTTGGATATATGGCTCCAG AGTTTGGGATGGAAGGAAGAGTGTCGACAAGAGGGGATGTGTATAGTTTTGGTATTGTACTCATGGAGACATTCACAAAAAGGAAGCCAACAGACGAGATGTTTGTTGGGGAAATGGATTTAAAGCAATGGATTGTAGATTCATTATTTCCAGATGCTGCAATAGGTGAAGTTGTGGATGCCTATATACTTGGGGCGGAGGAAGATGGTGATTTTGTGAGCAGGAGGGATTGCTTATCATCCGTTATGAGATTAGATTTAGCTTGCTCTACAGCATTGCCGGGAGAGAGGATTAACATGAAAGATGCTGCAATCACACTCACCAAAATCAAGACTAAGTATTTGAAGGATTGTGGAGGAGTGAACTCTTAG